One window of Metamycoplasma arthritidis genomic DNA carries:
- a CDS encoding S41 family peptidase, with product MKKNWKWLFATVCATPAVAMPMIAISCTQTIDQELKKVTVDVENKGTKVAKDIKTSDIKTSGFNKDAYDISIDKVEPEGETGLKVTLTLTEKSSGTKRTTTLTISGFKKTRKTPDTPKEQTITEQEYDFKNYDDNYTIKEGKIKGYYKGDKKNLFVDPDQFVKTLSGLFDLKSYKVEWDEATQTLQMTTLIHDGRAHKLIFDAKNGTISSDTGTDAFNFTKSSQRTNYDQFVKQGGEKIYHVPKPLTNLVFDLKKYGLEMINHKDKDGKNKVLIPYSVFNTLFCSQNYYNTYFNGTSFFGVDYAGNDRDSEWLKLKKGAFSGTEAPEEIRKETLAHLNWAMDYFYGLRNHKNITDFGKTLSDDIKKKILSRNVKDNNDAYLNIFHKTLDELHTRMTSTSAYASENDNLLSSEYEERLSSPARKEHTKVRKQLAEQRKNRNLSDDEKMVRFHNDMAIITLNSFTVGTIEQLKGPDAWKHDSYSYMKKAMEKIEEYNKKNGGKIKKVTLDLSLNGGGTIVAMWKVIGFMTNKPIYMWDQEILNQWVYERYANIDTNGDDKYDDKDGFPQYKWYVLSGINTFSAANQMVSLVRNQGFAKVIGQKSGGGMSAILPLVLADGTNVTISSNYVAVVKDKNPDGTVKWTQIEGGVDPDAKFDYSKFSDDASILNAVDQVEKAEEKGK from the coding sequence ATGAAAAAAAACTGAAAATGGTTGTTTGCTACAGTTTGTGCTACACCAGCTGTGGCAATGCCGATGATAGCAATATCGTGTACGCAAACTATAGATCAAGAGCTTAAAAAAGTTACGGTCGACGTAGAAAACAAGGGCACAAAAGTTGCAAAAGATATTAAAACAAGCGATATTAAAACAAGCGGTTTTAACAAAGATGCTTATGATATAAGTATTGATAAAGTTGAACCAGAAGGTGAAACTGGTCTAAAAGTCACTTTAACTTTAACCGAAAAAAGTAGTGGTACTAAAAGGACTACAACATTAACCATTAGCGGATTCAAAAAAACAAGAAAAACCCCCGACACTCCAAAAGAACAAACAATTACCGAACAAGAATATGATTTTAAGAACTACGATGATAACTACACTATCAAAGAAGGAAAAATTAAAGGATACTACAAGGGTGACAAGAAAAACTTGTTTGTTGATCCCGATCAGTTTGTAAAAACTCTTTCAGGTTTATTTGACCTCAAATCTTATAAAGTTGAATGAGATGAAGCTACTCAAACTCTCCAAATGACTACTTTAATACACGATGGTAGAGCACACAAATTAATTTTTGATGCTAAAAACGGAACAATATCTTCAGATACAGGAACGGATGCTTTTAACTTTACAAAGTCTTCACAAAGAACTAATTACGATCAATTTGTGAAACAAGGTGGAGAAAAAATTTACCATGTTCCTAAACCATTAACAAATTTGGTTTTTGACCTTAAAAAATACGGTCTTGAAATGATCAATCACAAAGATAAGGATGGCAAAAATAAAGTATTAATTCCATATTCAGTGTTTAATACCTTGTTCTGCTCGCAAAACTACTACAACACTTATTTCAATGGTACCAGTTTCTTTGGTGTTGATTACGCAGGAAATGATCGTGACTCCGAATGATTGAAATTGAAAAAAGGTGCCTTTTCTGGCACTGAAGCTCCTGAAGAAATTCGTAAAGAAACTTTAGCACATCTAAATTGAGCAATGGATTATTTCTATGGCTTAAGAAATCATAAAAATATTACCGATTTTGGCAAAACTTTAAGTGATGACATTAAGAAAAAAATCCTTTCGAGAAACGTTAAAGACAATAACGATGCTTATTTGAATATCTTCCACAAAACTTTAGATGAACTTCACACAAGAATGACATCTACTAGTGCTTATGCAAGCGAAAACGACAATCTTTTGTCATCCGAATATGAAGAAAGACTAAGCTCACCAGCGAGAAAAGAACATACCAAGGTGAGAAAACAACTTGCTGAGCAACGCAAAAATAGAAATCTAAGCGATGATGAAAAAATGGTTAGATTTCACAATGATATGGCAATTATTACTCTAAATAGCTTCACTGTTGGAACAATTGAACAACTTAAAGGTCCCGATGCTTGAAAACACGATTCTTATTCTTACATGAAAAAAGCAATGGAAAAGATTGAAGAATACAATAAGAAAAATGGTGGAAAAATCAAAAAAGTTACTCTCGATCTTTCATTGAATGGCGGCGGAACAATTGTTGCCATGTGAAAAGTTATTGGTTTTATGACTAATAAACCAATTTATATGTGAGATCAAGAAATTCTAAACCAATGAGTGTATGAACGTTACGCCAACATCGACACTAATGGTGATGACAAATATGACGATAAAGATGGTTTTCCACAATATAAATGATATGTCCTAAGTGGAATTAACACTTTCTCAGCCGCTAATCAAATGGTATCGCTTGTTAGAAACCAAGGTTTTGCTAAAGTCATTGGTCAAAAATCTGGTGGTGGTATGTCAGCGATTCTACCTTTAGTATTAGCTGATGGTACTAATGTAACAATTAGTTCAAACTATGTTGCTGTTGTTAAAGACAAAAACCCTGACGGCACTGTAAAATGAACTCAAATTGAAGGGGGTGTTGATCCTGATGCTAAATTTGACTATAGCAAATTTAGTGATGATGCATCAATCCTAAATGCCGTTGATCAAGTTGAAAAAGCAGAAGAAAAAGGTAAATAA
- a CDS encoding amidohydrolase, whose amino-acid sequence MNILIKNAKVLTNNENFDILENALVYIKENRIFYVGNEPQKLKVNKIIDAKNNLVMPGLINCHTHIGMGIFRNYGNDVSLEEWLYKYIFPIEDQLEADDVYYSSLLSMAEMISTGTTSFIDMYFFIDEIAKAAEKIGMRGIISLGLTHDNIDNKLKIVEDFYYKWHNKANGRIQTMVAPHAVYTNDKEDLKKAISLAKKLSLGINIHLNESKTEVENSIKEHGKSPLEYVHDLKMTDQHLIAAHCVWLSDKEKVIAKEKDVILVHNPVSNLKLASGIMNVQDNLNWKLNVSLGTDGVASNNNLDMFEEMKFASLLAKGISSNPRNLDAKSTIKMATLAGARALQKEHELGKIEQGYLADLIIIDLNNITHSPNVDILASLVYSTSGNDVITTIIDGNIVYENRQFKNIEIDFIIKKCNEIFKKLKSKIDSKASDD is encoded by the coding sequence ATGAATATTTTAATTAAAAATGCCAAAGTGCTAACTAATAATGAAAACTTTGATATTTTGGAAAATGCCCTTGTTTATATTAAAGAAAATCGCATTTTCTACGTTGGTAATGAACCGCAAAAGTTAAAAGTTAATAAGATAATTGATGCTAAAAATAATTTGGTAATGCCGGGACTAATTAACTGTCATACACATATTGGAATGGGAATTTTTCGTAATTATGGCAATGATGTTTCTTTAGAAGAATGGCTATATAAATATATTTTTCCAATCGAAGATCAACTTGAGGCCGATGATGTTTATTACTCTTCATTGCTGTCAATGGCGGAGATGATTTCGACTGGTACTACTTCATTTATTGATATGTACTTTTTTATTGATGAAATTGCCAAAGCTGCTGAAAAGATTGGTATGCGAGGAATTATTAGCCTAGGATTAACTCACGACAACATTGATAATAAATTAAAAATAGTGGAAGATTTTTACTATAAGTGACATAATAAGGCGAATGGCCGTATTCAAACCATGGTTGCTCCTCATGCCGTTTATACTAATGATAAAGAAGATTTAAAAAAAGCAATTTCGCTTGCAAAAAAACTAAGTCTAGGAATTAACATACATTTAAATGAATCTAAAACTGAAGTTGAAAATTCCATAAAGGAACATGGCAAAAGCCCTTTAGAATATGTTCATGATTTAAAAATGACTGATCAACACTTAATTGCCGCTCATTGCGTTTGATTATCTGATAAGGAAAAAGTGATAGCCAAAGAAAAAGATGTCATTTTAGTGCACAATCCTGTTTCCAATCTTAAACTTGCTAGTGGCATTATGAATGTGCAAGACAATTTAAATTGAAAACTAAATGTTTCATTGGGCACTGACGGAGTTGCTTCTAATAACAATCTTGACATGTTTGAAGAAATGAAATTCGCTTCATTACTTGCTAAAGGAATCTCATCAAATCCCCGCAATCTTGATGCAAAAAGTACTATTAAAATGGCTACTTTAGCTGGTGCCAGGGCTTTACAAAAAGAACATGAACTAGGAAAAATTGAGCAAGGTTATTTAGCTGATCTAATTATTATTGATCTTAACAATATTACACATAGCCCTAATGTTGATATTTTGGCTTCTTTAGTTTATTCAACTTCAGGAAACGATGTTATTACCACAATTATTGATGGCAATATAGTATATGAGAATCGACAATTTAAAAACATTGAAATTGACTTTATTATAAAAAAATGTAATGAAATTTTTAAAAAGTTAAAAAGCAAAATTGATAGCAAGGCAAGTGACGACTAG
- a CDS encoding C1 family peptidase, with amino-acid sequence MKKKTKILFISTLSLAFTTASFLMSCKTEISNAKKNLIAKINELEALKSRHESVSSLIEEKLKYANNILNNFEARDSDFLTLINDLDDFMKKIVNGQNKQNEKQDFIPNQKESNQTPDDSKVKKDDNKLNQPEDQNLEKQIQSNPNDVKFEKHEDHIERNTNLEKADISAPYYSIKDEYLMSYNNQANFNLCWAFSSTKALETTLMKHQNELYKISEAGLDMQRYQYSEKVGAGGRFIETTWALLGRAYNSDGSRKKLESVNGFLLENDFPTHALYHINENRKVYYEKFLKSRYITNSHYLVKQKRYIANEIEQIKKHLKTQGSLYVGVGDFGWLQHNTHTQKINEQKQTKIEKKISDITKMSLGVPVKYDHAVAIIGWDDNYTVTGTNKKGAWIIMNSWNNDIWYLSYDFYKHMNTDYAIHGFVYRKPKVLISHSDQKITITDAGAADSANNFQYHTKESKTTNVFEYKKGVDIKYSVNKEIANNFLKMNIKIYNQGKDITEQFEINGDGNQTTYQVKSKSKDIAHGSYRVVLEYEYIDKETQKTVSFTENRQLFVWTGAGRVLQSTSYDIYSNSKKNYPLTKRFYSFAHTDEEFTVYNIAGYRSWINYSYGPETKAHYFKIEGENGTSEINANGFTKYLKELSENEGEKLYTLKVYDQANNVLEENKLRMFMLKDGYGTNLFSLLTITNGNNTKYKNQYINRPFNSESNSKFFKYELETLDDPKFIKYVYYDKNGNKKDLPKDTKTNKYYIDYKLVAENKHEAKNDYQTDNNIDYYQYSLLIIPEFK; translated from the coding sequence ATGAAGAAAAAAACAAAAATTTTATTTATTTCAACTCTATCATTAGCATTTACAACTGCTAGTTTTTTGATGTCTTGTAAAACCGAGATCTCTAATGCCAAAAAAAACTTAATTGCAAAAATTAATGAGCTTGAGGCACTGAAATCTCGACATGAAAGTGTCTCTTCATTAATAGAAGAAAAACTAAAATATGCTAATAACATTTTAAATAATTTTGAAGCAAGAGATAGTGATTTTTTAACTTTAATTAATGATTTAGATGATTTTATGAAAAAAATTGTTAATGGTCAAAATAAGCAAAATGAAAAGCAAGATTTTATACCCAATCAAAAAGAATCCAATCAAACGCCAGATGATAGTAAAGTTAAAAAAGACGACAATAAACTTAATCAACCCGAAGATCAAAATTTAGAAAAACAAATACAATCAAATCCTAACGATGTTAAATTTGAAAAGCATGAAGATCACATAGAAAGAAACACTAACTTAGAAAAAGCCGATATTTCTGCTCCTTACTATTCAATAAAAGACGAATATTTAATGAGTTACAACAATCAAGCAAATTTCAATCTTTGTTGAGCTTTTTCTAGTACAAAAGCTTTAGAAACCACCTTAATGAAACATCAAAATGAACTTTACAAAATTTCTGAAGCCGGTCTTGATATGCAAAGATATCAATATAGTGAAAAAGTTGGGGCCGGTGGAAGATTTATTGAAACAACATGAGCCCTTTTGGGGAGGGCATATAACTCTGATGGAAGCCGTAAAAAACTAGAATCTGTCAATGGTTTTTTATTAGAAAATGATTTTCCAACCCATGCTTTGTATCATATAAATGAAAACCGTAAAGTTTATTATGAAAAGTTTCTAAAATCGAGATATATCACAAATTCTCATTATTTAGTTAAGCAAAAGAGATATATAGCAAATGAAATCGAGCAAATTAAAAAGCATCTAAAAACTCAAGGTAGTCTTTATGTTGGTGTAGGTGACTTCGGTTGACTACAACACAACACGCACACTCAAAAAATAAACGAGCAAAAGCAAACCAAAATTGAAAAGAAAATATCAGATATTACTAAAATGAGTTTGGGTGTGCCAGTCAAATATGACCATGCCGTAGCTATAATCGGATGGGACGATAACTACACAGTTACAGGCACTAATAAAAAGGGTGCGTGAATTATAATGAATAGCTGAAATAACGACATTTGATACTTATCATACGATTTTTATAAACATATGAACACTGATTATGCTATACATGGATTTGTTTATCGCAAACCTAAAGTACTAATCTCGCATAGTGATCAAAAAATCACAATTACCGACGCGGGGGCCGCTGACTCTGCTAATAATTTTCAATATCACACTAAGGAATCAAAAACTACCAATGTTTTTGAATATAAAAAAGGTGTTGATATTAAATACTCAGTAAACAAAGAGATTGCCAATAATTTTCTTAAAATGAACATCAAAATCTATAATCAAGGAAAAGATATTACTGAACAATTTGAAATTAATGGCGATGGCAATCAAACAACTTATCAAGTAAAATCAAAATCTAAGGACATTGCTCATGGATCATATAGAGTTGTTTTAGAATACGAATATATTGATAAGGAAACGCAAAAAACAGTTTCTTTCACGGAGAATCGCCAGCTTTTTGTTTGAACTGGTGCCGGAAGAGTGTTACAAAGTACAAGTTATGATATTTATAGTAACAGCAAAAAAAATTATCCTTTAACTAAACGATTTTATAGTTTTGCCCACACCGATGAAGAGTTCACAGTCTATAATATTGCTGGCTATCGTAGTTGAATTAACTATAGTTATGGGCCCGAAACCAAAGCTCATTATTTCAAAATTGAAGGCGAAAATGGAACAAGCGAAATTAACGCAAACGGCTTTACAAAGTATTTAAAAGAACTATCAGAAAATGAGGGCGAAAAGTTATACACATTAAAAGTTTATGATCAAGCTAATAATGTCTTAGAAGAAAACAAACTTAGAATGTTTATGTTAAAAGATGGATATGGCACTAATCTTTTTTCGCTTTTAACAATTACTAATGGCAACAACACCAAATACAAAAATCAATATATCAATCGTCCTTTCAATAGTGAAAGTAATTCAAAATTCTTTAAATATGAGCTAGAAACACTTGATGATCCCAAATTTATCAAATATGTTTATTATGATAAGAATGGTAATAAAAAAGATCTTCCAAAAGACACTAAAACTAATAAATATTACATTGACTATAAATTAGTAGCAGAAAATAAACACGAAGCTAAAAACGATTATCAAACCGATAATAATATAGATTATTATCAATATTCATTGTTAATTATTCCTGAGTTTAAATAA
- a CDS encoding bacteriophage T4 gp5 trimerisation domain-containing protein translates to MKHLRNLKVKHLRNLKVKHLRNLKVKHLRNLKVKHLRNLKVKHLRNLKVKHLRNLKVKHLRNLKVKHLRNLKVKHLRNLKVKHLRNLKVKHLRNLKVKPLILIPTILHLWVLLMKKNLLKIERKAELQLQSKIYTSIKKWMQLDQVAFFDN, encoded by the coding sequence GTGAAACACCTAAGAAACCTGAAGGTGAAACACCTAAGAAACCTGAAGGTGAAACACCTAAGAAACCTGAAGGTGAAACACCTAAGAAACCTGAAAGTGAAACACCTAAGAAACCTGAAGGTGAAACACCTAAGAAACCTGAAGGTGAAACACCTAAGAAACCTGAAGGTGAAACACCTAAGAAACCTGAAGGTGAAACACCTAAGAAACCTGAAGGTGAAACACCTAAGAAACCTGAAGGTGAAACACCTAAGAAACCTGAAGGTGAAACACCTAAGAAACCTGAAGGTGAAACCACTGATTCTAATCCCAACGATTCTTCATCTTTGAGTGTTATTGATGAAGAAGAACCTTCTGAAAATTGAACGGAAGGCTGAATTACAACTACAGAGTAAAATATATACCTCAATCAAAAAATGAATGCAACTCGACCAAGTTGCATTTTTTGATAATTAG
- a CDS encoding signal peptidase II, whose amino-acid sequence MNKQTKEKKPIAFFTKAYWQEYKAKEVILNLLIYLSVFFTFFLIDFATKELLFRWSEYDVAGNKFVADSTVIYQSKLIGVRSLLHRGTTLELGLSIPGLHTISFIIIIFTLTFSALVKDKTYRVVIPAFALIASGAMGNMVDRFLPFKGVRDIIFLPWHDTGTFNFADIWLVFGGIYAVISIIFLIIINNKKDSRKSKANQEKELEQSVNFESNNSSVMIDPNQ is encoded by the coding sequence ATGAACAAACAAACTAAAGAAAAAAAACCAATTGCTTTTTTCACAAAAGCCTATTGACAAGAGTATAAAGCCAAAGAAGTCATTTTGAATCTTCTAATTTATCTAAGTGTATTTTTTACTTTCTTTTTAATTGACTTTGCAACTAAAGAGCTGCTTTTTAGATGATCGGAATATGATGTGGCTGGTAATAAATTTGTAGCTGATTCTACTGTTATTTATCAAAGCAAACTTATTGGAGTACGCTCATTGCTGCATCGTGGGACAACTTTAGAACTAGGCCTTAGTATCCCAGGGCTACACACTATTAGCTTTATTATAATTATTTTTACTTTAACTTTTAGTGCACTAGTCAAGGACAAAACTTATCGTGTAGTGATCCCTGCTTTTGCTTTAATAGCATCTGGTGCTATGGGCAATATGGTTGATCGTTTCTTGCCGTTTAAAGGCGTAAGAGATATCATCTTTTTACCATGACATGATACTGGCACTTTTAATTTTGCTGATATTTGACTTGTTTTTGGCGGTATTTATGCAGTCATAAGTATCATCTTTTTAATCATTATTAACAATAAAAAAGATAGTCGTAAATCGAAAGCAAACCAAGAAAAAGAACTTGAACAAAGTGTAAATTTTGAAAGTAATAATTCGTCAGTTATGATTGATCCGAATCAATAA
- the ileS gene encoding isoleucine--tRNA ligase: METKKDYKDTLLMPQTDFSMKANLAEKEKQFIKNWEESKLYQRLLKKNKSNKPFILHDGPPYANGNIHLGHALNKIIKDIIVRFRTMQGFFSPYVAGWDTHGLPIEHKMLSEAKKAAKDYSIVELRKAAHQYALSQIELQKEQFKKLAVLTDFQDIYVTLDKELEAKQLELFKKEILSGLIYKDLKPVYWSPSSQSALAEAEVEYSDHVSPSIYVAFELQNNKIFPKNTSLLIWTTTPWTLLANAAVAINEKFNYSLIEVKNRNFIIASELVETVASEGKWENWKILKTFKGKELLSLNYLSPLNKNICPVVLGHHVTLESGTGLVHIAPLFGEDDFIIGQKNALNSIMHVEDDGTLNKHGLQWAGIFYDDANPKIGQYLEANGNLIIFKKIKHQYPHDWRTHKPIIYRATPQWFVSLKSIKSNLTDALKEVKTYNEWSKKRLLNMLENRESWCISRQRSWGVPIIVFYDKNKQPVLEEEIFDHVIDLVRKYGSDIWYEKSADELLPKKYQGKGFVKEQDIMDVWFDSGSTSISVKPGNVEAPFDLYFEGSDQYRGWFNSSLINSVIWRNKAPFKALLSHGFLLDGKGNKMSKSKGNVIDPLDITNKYGADILRLWVANSEYTNDISIDDKILQQNIEIYRKFRNTMKFILGSISDYDWSEVKLSSIHELMFNRLQNLTNKIIEAYEDYRFVAVIKLINNFVINLSSYYLSIVKDILYLNKQNDSERRQVQFVLASIAKVLTIAFAPIMPSTCEEIYSYLNIPNKLSSIHEEEFPKLSTPNEKLEEKWEEFFLLKDEVYKAIEEKIQLQLMKRQNEAHVTLKTPSDFIKSLDLTKLLMVAKVTFGSEFKVEKLVSYKCLRCWNHFERANFDFDLELCQRCKEVVNEQTN, translated from the coding sequence ATGGAAACTAAAAAAGATTATAAAGACACTTTATTAATGCCACAAACCGATTTTTCAATGAAAGCCAATTTAGCCGAAAAAGAAAAACAATTTATTAAAAATTGAGAAGAAAGTAAGCTATATCAAAGACTATTGAAGAAAAATAAAAGCAATAAACCTTTTATTTTACATGATGGACCACCATATGCAAATGGAAATATTCATCTAGGGCATGCTTTAAACAAAATTATTAAAGATATTATTGTTCGTTTTAGAACTATGCAAGGTTTTTTTAGTCCTTATGTAGCGGGTTGAGATACACATGGACTTCCGATCGAGCATAAAATGTTAAGCGAGGCTAAAAAAGCGGCAAAAGACTATTCGATTGTTGAGCTAAGAAAAGCTGCCCATCAATATGCTCTTAGTCAAATTGAACTCCAAAAAGAACAATTCAAAAAACTAGCAGTGCTAACTGATTTTCAAGACATTTACGTTACTCTAGATAAAGAACTAGAAGCAAAACAATTGGAACTTTTTAAAAAAGAAATTCTTTCAGGACTAATTTATAAAGATCTCAAACCGGTGTATTGATCCCCTTCTTCACAATCTGCTCTTGCTGAGGCTGAAGTCGAATACAGCGATCATGTTTCACCTTCTATTTATGTTGCTTTTGAACTGCAAAACAATAAAATTTTTCCTAAAAACACTAGTCTTTTAATTTGAACTACTACTCCTTGAACGCTGCTAGCAAACGCCGCTGTTGCTATTAATGAAAAATTTAATTACTCCTTAATTGAAGTAAAAAATCGCAATTTTATAATAGCGAGTGAACTTGTTGAAACAGTAGCATCTGAGGGTAAATGAGAAAATTGAAAAATTTTAAAAACTTTCAAAGGAAAAGAACTCCTTTCGCTAAACTATTTAAGTCCGCTTAACAAAAATATTTGTCCAGTTGTTTTAGGTCATCATGTTACTTTAGAATCGGGAACAGGGCTTGTTCACATTGCTCCACTTTTTGGCGAAGATGACTTTATAATTGGTCAAAAAAATGCTCTTAATTCGATCATGCATGTTGAGGATGATGGGACTTTAAATAAACACGGTTTACAATGAGCGGGCATATTTTATGATGATGCTAATCCTAAGATTGGTCAATATCTAGAAGCTAATGGAAATCTAATTATTTTTAAGAAAATTAAGCATCAATACCCACATGATTGAAGAACTCATAAACCAATTATTTATCGTGCCACGCCACAATGATTCGTTTCACTTAAATCAATTAAAAGTAATTTAACGGATGCCTTAAAAGAAGTTAAAACTTACAATGAGTGATCAAAAAAACGTTTATTAAACATGCTAGAAAATCGTGAATCATGATGTATATCTCGTCAAAGAAGTTGAGGTGTTCCAATCATTGTTTTCTATGACAAAAATAAACAGCCTGTTCTTGAAGAAGAAATCTTTGATCATGTTATTGATTTAGTTAGAAAATATGGTTCAGACATTTGATACGAAAAATCAGCAGATGAATTACTTCCTAAAAAATATCAAGGCAAAGGTTTTGTTAAAGAACAAGATATTATGGATGTTTGATTTGACTCTGGTTCGACTTCTATTTCCGTTAAACCCGGCAATGTCGAGGCTCCATTTGACCTTTATTTTGAAGGAAGTGATCAATATCGTGGTTGATTTAACAGCTCATTAATAAATTCAGTTATTTGAAGAAATAAAGCACCCTTTAAAGCTTTACTTTCACATGGTTTTTTATTAGATGGCAAAGGCAATAAAATGTCTAAATCCAAAGGAAATGTTATTGATCCTTTAGATATAACCAATAAATATGGAGCTGATATTTTAAGATTATGAGTTGCCAATTCTGAATACACTAATGACATTTCAATTGATGATAAGATTTTGCAACAAAACATTGAAATTTATCGCAAATTCAGAAATACAATGAAATTTATTTTGGGTTCAATTAGTGACTATGATTGAAGCGAAGTGAAGCTAAGCTCAATTCATGAACTAATGTTTAATAGACTTCAAAACCTGACAAATAAGATTATAGAAGCGTATGAAGACTATCGTTTTGTTGCTGTTATTAAATTAATTAACAATTTTGTTATTAATCTAAGTAGCTATTATCTTTCTATTGTTAAAGACATCCTATATTTAAACAAACAAAATGACAGTGAACGTCGTCAAGTACAATTTGTCTTAGCTAGCATTGCAAAAGTACTAACAATCGCTTTTGCTCCGATTATGCCAAGTACCTGCGAAGAGATTTATTCATATTTAAATATTCCTAATAAACTAAGCTCAATTCATGAAGAGGAGTTTCCAAAACTTTCTACACCAAATGAAAAATTAGAAGAAAAATGAGAGGAATTCTTTTTATTAAAAGACGAAGTTTATAAAGCAATTGAAGAAAAAATTCAACTACAATTAATGAAACGTCAAAATGAGGCTCATGTAACATTGAAAACTCCATCAGATTTCATTAAGAGTTTGGATTTGACTAAACTTTTAATGGTTGCTAAAGTAACATTTGGCAGTGAGTTTAAGGTTGAAAAGTTAGTATCTTATAAATGTTTAAGATGTTGAAATCATTTTGAACGTGCAAACTTTGACTTTGATCTTGAACTTTGTCAAAGATGTAAAGAGGTGGTTAATGAACAAACAAACTAA